The Balearica regulorum gibbericeps isolate bBalReg1 chromosome 12, bBalReg1.pri, whole genome shotgun sequence genome includes a region encoding these proteins:
- the KIF23 gene encoding kinesin-like protein KIF23 isoform X1 yields the protein MKAARAKTPRRPALKKPSNPSLKDPVGVYCRVRPLSRPDQECCIEVINETTVQIHPPDGYRIFRNGEYRETQYSFKEVFGTLVVQKKLFDVVAKPLVEDLIRGKNGLLFTYGVTGSGKTHTMTGSPGDGGLLPRCLDMIFNSIGPFQAKRFVFKLDDKNGVDVQCEVDALLERQKRDAMPVPKTPSGKRQIDPEFADMINVQDHCKVEEVDEDNVYSVFVSYIEIYNNYIYDLLEETPFDAIKPKWNNCNTPVRNGDFIPPQSKILREDQNHNMYVTGCTEVEVKSTEEAFEVFWRGQKKRRIANTQLNRESSRSHSVFIIKLAQAPLDADGDNVLQEKEQITLSQLSLVDLAGSERTNRTKAEGNRLREAGNINQSLMTLRTCIEVLRENQMYGTNKMVPYRDSKLTHLFKNYFDGEGKVRMIVCVNPKAEDYEESLQVMRFAEMTQEVEVARPVDRPLCGLTPGRRFRNQAFREELSRKLEMRGGPINGEREEQSVSEMFLQNFPPLPSCELLDVNDDQTLPKLIEVLEKRHKLRQMLSEEFAKNVLAFKTMLQEFDSSVVSKENYIQGKLSEKEKTITGQKMELERLEKKIKTLEYKIEILEKTATIYEEDKRNLQQELESKSQKLQRQASDKRRLEARLQGMVAETTMKWEKECERRVAAKQLEMQNKLWVKDEKLKQLKAIVTEPKNEKPERPSRERDREKPVQRSVSPSPVPPSSNFTAQVPHSQRFVSNPQVHRRSNSCSSISVASCVMEWEQKTPSHKHTSGISNARSRQQEPEQSRDYNSSDRRRGMCWTGVVEVPRRRDELEVEEDQCCRNAPPVRLRHRRSRSAGERWVDHKPPSNLPTETVMQPHVPHAITVAAASEKALAKCDKYMLTHQELASDGEIETKLIKGDVFKTRGGGQAVQFTEIETLKQESPTGRKRRSSPSNPDPAEDAAESEWTDVETRCSVAVEMRAGSALGPGYQHHAQPKRRKP from the exons ATGAAGGCGGC TAGGGCCAAGACGCCGCGGAGGCCGGCGCTGAAGAAACCGTCCAACCCCAGCCTGAAGGACCCCGTGGGG GTGTACTGCAGGGTGCGGCCGCTCAGCCGCCCGGACCAGGAGTGCTGCATCGAGGTGATCAACGAGACCACGGTGCAGATCCACCCGCCCGACGGATACAGGATATTCCGCAACGGGGAGTACCGGGAG ACGCAGTATTCATTTAAAGAAGTGTTTGGCACCCTCGTTGTCCAGAAGAAGCTTTTTGATGTGGTGGCTAAACCTCTAGTGGAAGATCTCATTCGTGGGAAAAATG GTCTCCTGTTTACATATGGTGTGACAGGCAGTGGGAAAACGCACACCATGACAGGATCTCCTGGTGATGGAGGGCTTCTCCCGCGTTGTTTGGATATGATCTTCAACAGCATAGGACCGTTCCAGGCCAAGCGATTT GTTTTTAAGCTCGATGACAAGAATGGTGTGGATGTTCAGTGTGAAGTAGATGCTCTATTAGAGCGCCAGAAAAGAGATGCCATGCCTGTTCCAAAAACTCCATCTGGCAA GCGACAAATAGATCCAGAATTTGCTGATATGATCAATGTGCAAGATCACTGCAAAGTGGAAGAAGTTGATGAAGATAATGTCTACAGTGTCTTTGTCTCCTATATTGAGATCTACAACAACTACATATATGACCTCTTGGAGGAAACTCCCTTTGATGCTATAAAACCAAA GTGGAACAATTGCAACACTCCTGTGCGAAATGGTGACTTTAT ACCTCCACAATCCAAAATACTTCGTGAGGACCAGAATCACAACATGTATGTCACAGGATGCACAGAAGTAGAGGTGAAATCTACAGAAGAAgcttttgaagtgttttggaGAG GTCAAAAGAAGAGGCGTATTGCAAACACTCAGCTGAATCGAGAATCTAGTCGCTCTCACAGTGTTTTTATAATAAAGTTGGCTCAGGCACCCCTGGATGCAGATGGAGATAACGTGCTACAG GAGAAAGAGCAGATCACTTTAAGCCAGCTGTCCTTGGTTGATCTGGCTGGAAGCGAAAGAACTAACAGAACAAAGGCTGAAGGGAACAGGTTGCGAGAAGCAG gtaatatTAATCAGTCGCTAATGACGTTAAGAACATGTATTGAAGTTCTACGGGAAAACCAGATGTATGGAACAAATAAG ATGGTTCCATACAGAGATTCCAAACTGACTCATCTTTTCAAGAACTATTTCGACGGTGAAGGAAAAGTGCGTATGATTGTGTGCGTTAATCCTAAAGCCGAGGACTACGAGGAAAGCTTG CAAGTCATGCGCTTTGCAGAAATGACCCAGGAAGTTGAAGTGGCCAGACCTGTGGATAGACCGCTCTGCGGCTTAACGCCAGGACGGCGCTTTAGGAATCAGGCCTTCCGAGAGGAGCTCTCACGGAAATTGGAGATGCGGGGTGGCCCGATAAACGGAG aaagggaagagcaatctgtttcagaaatgtttttgcagaACTTTCCTCCATTGCCTTCGTGTGAGCTATTGGACGTTAATGATGATCAAACACTTCCAAAGCTTATTGAAGTCCTGGAAAAACGCCATAAACTACGACAAATGTTGTCAGAGGAGTTTGCCAAAAACG TGCTTGCATTTAAAACAATGCTGCAAGAATTTGACTCCAGTGTTGTATCCAAGGAAAACTATATTCAAGGAAAACtgtctgaaaaagagaaaacaataacaggacagaaaatggAGCTAGAAcgcctggaaaagaaaattaaaactttggAATACAAG aTTGAGATTTTGGAGAAAACTGCGACGATCTATGAAGAAGACAAGCGTAATCTTCAGCAAGAACTAGAAAGCAAGAGCCAGAAATTGCAACGTCAGGCTTCTGACAAGCGTAGGTTGGAGGCACGATTGCAAGGCATGGTGGCAGAAACAACTATGAAATGGGAGAAGGAGTGT GAGCGTCGTgtagcagcaaagcagctggagaTGCAGAACAAACTTTGGgtcaaagatgaaaaattgaAGCAACTGAAGGCCATTGTTACCGaaccaaaaaatgaaaagccagaGAGGCCTTCGCGGGAGAGAGATCGAGAGAAGCCTGTTCAGAGATCAGTGTCTCCTTCACCAGTACCT CCTTCTAGTAACTTTACTGCTCAGGTCCCTCACAGCCAGCGGTTCGTGAGCAACCCGCAGGTGCACAGGCGTTCTAATTCTTGTAGCAGCATTTCTGTGGCATCCTGTGTTATGGAATGGGAGCAGAAAACCCCTTCGCACAAGCATACCAGTGGCATTTCTAATGCAAGGAGTAGACAACAAGAACCAGAACAAAGTAGAGACTATAACTCCTCAGACAGAAGGCGAGGGATGTGCTGGACTGGAGTCGTTGAGGTTCCCAGGCGTAGAGATGAGCTAGAAGTAGAAGAGGATCAATGCTGCAGG AATGCACCTCCAGTTCGCCTCAGACACAGACGGTCGCGCTCAGCTGGGGAGAGATGGGTAGATCATAAGCCACCTTCTAATCTGCCCACTGAAACAGTCATGCAGCCGCATGTCCCTCATGCCATCACAGTAGCGGCTGCCAGTGAAAAGGCACTAGCTAAGTGTGACAAGTATATGCTGACGCACCAGGAGCTAGCCTCTGATGGGGAGATTGAAACCAAGCTAATTAAG GGGGATGTTTTCAAAACCAGGGGTGGTGGACAGGCTGTGCAGTTCACAGAGATAGAGACTCTGAAGCAAGAATCTCCAACTGG TCGAAAGCGAAGATCATCACCTTCCAATCCTGACCCAGCCGAGGATGCTGCAGAATCTGAATGGACTGATGTAGAAACCAGA TGTTCTGTGGCAGTGGAGATGAGGGCAGGATCAGCTCTTGGACCTGGGTATCAGCATCATGCTCAGCCCAA gcGAAGAAAGCCATGA
- the KIF23 gene encoding kinesin-like protein KIF23 isoform X5 — MKAAAKTPRRPALKKPSNPSLKDPVGVYCRVRPLSRPDQECCIEVINETTVQIHPPDGYRIFRNGEYRETQYSFKEVFGTLVVQKKLFDVVAKPLVEDLIRGKNGLLFTYGVTGSGKTHTMTGSPGDGGLLPRCLDMIFNSIGPFQAKRFVFKLDDKNGVDVQCEVDALLERQKRDAMPVPKTPSGKRQIDPEFADMINVQDHCKVEEVDEDNVYSVFVSYIEIYNNYIYDLLEETPFDAIKPKWNNCNTPVRNGDFIPPQSKILREDQNHNMYVTGCTEVEVKSTEEAFEVFWRGQKKRRIANTQLNRESSRSHSVFIIKLAQAPLDADGDNVLQEKEQITLSQLSLVDLAGSERTNRTKAEGNRLREAGNINQSLMTLRTCIEVLRENQMYGTNKMVPYRDSKLTHLFKNYFDGEGKVRMIVCVNPKAEDYEESLQVMRFAEMTQEVEVARPVDRPLCGLTPGRRFRNQAFREELSRKLEMRGGPINGEREEQSVSEMFLQNFPPLPSCELLDVNDDQTLPKLIEVLEKRHKLRQMLSEEFAKNVLAFKTMLQEFDSSVVSKENYIQGKLSEKEKTITGQKMELERLEKKIKTLEYKIEILEKTATIYEEDKRNLQQELESKSQKLQRQASDKRRLEARLQGMVAETTMKWEKECERRVAAKQLEMQNKLWVKDEKLKQLKAIVTEPKNEKPERPSRERDREKPVQRSVSPSPVPNAPPVRLRHRRSRSAGERWVDHKPPSNLPTETVMQPHVPHAITVAAASEKALAKCDKYMLTHQELASDGEIETKLIKGDVFKTRGGGQAVQFTEIETLKQESPTGRKRRSSPSNPDPAEDAAESEWTDVETRCSVAVEMRAGSALGPGYQHHAQPKRRKP, encoded by the exons ATGAAGGCGGC GGCCAAGACGCCGCGGAGGCCGGCGCTGAAGAAACCGTCCAACCCCAGCCTGAAGGACCCCGTGGGG GTGTACTGCAGGGTGCGGCCGCTCAGCCGCCCGGACCAGGAGTGCTGCATCGAGGTGATCAACGAGACCACGGTGCAGATCCACCCGCCCGACGGATACAGGATATTCCGCAACGGGGAGTACCGGGAG ACGCAGTATTCATTTAAAGAAGTGTTTGGCACCCTCGTTGTCCAGAAGAAGCTTTTTGATGTGGTGGCTAAACCTCTAGTGGAAGATCTCATTCGTGGGAAAAATG GTCTCCTGTTTACATATGGTGTGACAGGCAGTGGGAAAACGCACACCATGACAGGATCTCCTGGTGATGGAGGGCTTCTCCCGCGTTGTTTGGATATGATCTTCAACAGCATAGGACCGTTCCAGGCCAAGCGATTT GTTTTTAAGCTCGATGACAAGAATGGTGTGGATGTTCAGTGTGAAGTAGATGCTCTATTAGAGCGCCAGAAAAGAGATGCCATGCCTGTTCCAAAAACTCCATCTGGCAA GCGACAAATAGATCCAGAATTTGCTGATATGATCAATGTGCAAGATCACTGCAAAGTGGAAGAAGTTGATGAAGATAATGTCTACAGTGTCTTTGTCTCCTATATTGAGATCTACAACAACTACATATATGACCTCTTGGAGGAAACTCCCTTTGATGCTATAAAACCAAA GTGGAACAATTGCAACACTCCTGTGCGAAATGGTGACTTTAT ACCTCCACAATCCAAAATACTTCGTGAGGACCAGAATCACAACATGTATGTCACAGGATGCACAGAAGTAGAGGTGAAATCTACAGAAGAAgcttttgaagtgttttggaGAG GTCAAAAGAAGAGGCGTATTGCAAACACTCAGCTGAATCGAGAATCTAGTCGCTCTCACAGTGTTTTTATAATAAAGTTGGCTCAGGCACCCCTGGATGCAGATGGAGATAACGTGCTACAG GAGAAAGAGCAGATCACTTTAAGCCAGCTGTCCTTGGTTGATCTGGCTGGAAGCGAAAGAACTAACAGAACAAAGGCTGAAGGGAACAGGTTGCGAGAAGCAG gtaatatTAATCAGTCGCTAATGACGTTAAGAACATGTATTGAAGTTCTACGGGAAAACCAGATGTATGGAACAAATAAG ATGGTTCCATACAGAGATTCCAAACTGACTCATCTTTTCAAGAACTATTTCGACGGTGAAGGAAAAGTGCGTATGATTGTGTGCGTTAATCCTAAAGCCGAGGACTACGAGGAAAGCTTG CAAGTCATGCGCTTTGCAGAAATGACCCAGGAAGTTGAAGTGGCCAGACCTGTGGATAGACCGCTCTGCGGCTTAACGCCAGGACGGCGCTTTAGGAATCAGGCCTTCCGAGAGGAGCTCTCACGGAAATTGGAGATGCGGGGTGGCCCGATAAACGGAG aaagggaagagcaatctgtttcagaaatgtttttgcagaACTTTCCTCCATTGCCTTCGTGTGAGCTATTGGACGTTAATGATGATCAAACACTTCCAAAGCTTATTGAAGTCCTGGAAAAACGCCATAAACTACGACAAATGTTGTCAGAGGAGTTTGCCAAAAACG TGCTTGCATTTAAAACAATGCTGCAAGAATTTGACTCCAGTGTTGTATCCAAGGAAAACTATATTCAAGGAAAACtgtctgaaaaagagaaaacaataacaggacagaaaatggAGCTAGAAcgcctggaaaagaaaattaaaactttggAATACAAG aTTGAGATTTTGGAGAAAACTGCGACGATCTATGAAGAAGACAAGCGTAATCTTCAGCAAGAACTAGAAAGCAAGAGCCAGAAATTGCAACGTCAGGCTTCTGACAAGCGTAGGTTGGAGGCACGATTGCAAGGCATGGTGGCAGAAACAACTATGAAATGGGAGAAGGAGTGT GAGCGTCGTgtagcagcaaagcagctggagaTGCAGAACAAACTTTGGgtcaaagatgaaaaattgaAGCAACTGAAGGCCATTGTTACCGaaccaaaaaatgaaaagccagaGAGGCCTTCGCGGGAGAGAGATCGAGAGAAGCCTGTTCAGAGATCAGTGTCTCCTTCACCAGTACCT AATGCACCTCCAGTTCGCCTCAGACACAGACGGTCGCGCTCAGCTGGGGAGAGATGGGTAGATCATAAGCCACCTTCTAATCTGCCCACTGAAACAGTCATGCAGCCGCATGTCCCTCATGCCATCACAGTAGCGGCTGCCAGTGAAAAGGCACTAGCTAAGTGTGACAAGTATATGCTGACGCACCAGGAGCTAGCCTCTGATGGGGAGATTGAAACCAAGCTAATTAAG GGGGATGTTTTCAAAACCAGGGGTGGTGGACAGGCTGTGCAGTTCACAGAGATAGAGACTCTGAAGCAAGAATCTCCAACTGG TCGAAAGCGAAGATCATCACCTTCCAATCCTGACCCAGCCGAGGATGCTGCAGAATCTGAATGGACTGATGTAGAAACCAGA TGTTCTGTGGCAGTGGAGATGAGGGCAGGATCAGCTCTTGGACCTGGGTATCAGCATCATGCTCAGCCCAA gcGAAGAAAGCCATGA
- the KIF23 gene encoding kinesin-like protein KIF23 isoform X2, translated as MKAAAKTPRRPALKKPSNPSLKDPVGVYCRVRPLSRPDQECCIEVINETTVQIHPPDGYRIFRNGEYRETQYSFKEVFGTLVVQKKLFDVVAKPLVEDLIRGKNGLLFTYGVTGSGKTHTMTGSPGDGGLLPRCLDMIFNSIGPFQAKRFVFKLDDKNGVDVQCEVDALLERQKRDAMPVPKTPSGKRQIDPEFADMINVQDHCKVEEVDEDNVYSVFVSYIEIYNNYIYDLLEETPFDAIKPKWNNCNTPVRNGDFIPPQSKILREDQNHNMYVTGCTEVEVKSTEEAFEVFWRGQKKRRIANTQLNRESSRSHSVFIIKLAQAPLDADGDNVLQEKEQITLSQLSLVDLAGSERTNRTKAEGNRLREAGNINQSLMTLRTCIEVLRENQMYGTNKMVPYRDSKLTHLFKNYFDGEGKVRMIVCVNPKAEDYEESLQVMRFAEMTQEVEVARPVDRPLCGLTPGRRFRNQAFREELSRKLEMRGGPINGEREEQSVSEMFLQNFPPLPSCELLDVNDDQTLPKLIEVLEKRHKLRQMLSEEFAKNVLAFKTMLQEFDSSVVSKENYIQGKLSEKEKTITGQKMELERLEKKIKTLEYKIEILEKTATIYEEDKRNLQQELESKSQKLQRQASDKRRLEARLQGMVAETTMKWEKECERRVAAKQLEMQNKLWVKDEKLKQLKAIVTEPKNEKPERPSRERDREKPVQRSVSPSPVPPSSNFTAQVPHSQRFVSNPQVHRRSNSCSSISVASCVMEWEQKTPSHKHTSGISNARSRQQEPEQSRDYNSSDRRRGMCWTGVVEVPRRRDELEVEEDQCCRNAPPVRLRHRRSRSAGERWVDHKPPSNLPTETVMQPHVPHAITVAAASEKALAKCDKYMLTHQELASDGEIETKLIKGDVFKTRGGGQAVQFTEIETLKQESPTGRKRRSSPSNPDPAEDAAESEWTDVETRCSVAVEMRAGSALGPGYQHHAQPKRRKP; from the exons ATGAAGGCGGC GGCCAAGACGCCGCGGAGGCCGGCGCTGAAGAAACCGTCCAACCCCAGCCTGAAGGACCCCGTGGGG GTGTACTGCAGGGTGCGGCCGCTCAGCCGCCCGGACCAGGAGTGCTGCATCGAGGTGATCAACGAGACCACGGTGCAGATCCACCCGCCCGACGGATACAGGATATTCCGCAACGGGGAGTACCGGGAG ACGCAGTATTCATTTAAAGAAGTGTTTGGCACCCTCGTTGTCCAGAAGAAGCTTTTTGATGTGGTGGCTAAACCTCTAGTGGAAGATCTCATTCGTGGGAAAAATG GTCTCCTGTTTACATATGGTGTGACAGGCAGTGGGAAAACGCACACCATGACAGGATCTCCTGGTGATGGAGGGCTTCTCCCGCGTTGTTTGGATATGATCTTCAACAGCATAGGACCGTTCCAGGCCAAGCGATTT GTTTTTAAGCTCGATGACAAGAATGGTGTGGATGTTCAGTGTGAAGTAGATGCTCTATTAGAGCGCCAGAAAAGAGATGCCATGCCTGTTCCAAAAACTCCATCTGGCAA GCGACAAATAGATCCAGAATTTGCTGATATGATCAATGTGCAAGATCACTGCAAAGTGGAAGAAGTTGATGAAGATAATGTCTACAGTGTCTTTGTCTCCTATATTGAGATCTACAACAACTACATATATGACCTCTTGGAGGAAACTCCCTTTGATGCTATAAAACCAAA GTGGAACAATTGCAACACTCCTGTGCGAAATGGTGACTTTAT ACCTCCACAATCCAAAATACTTCGTGAGGACCAGAATCACAACATGTATGTCACAGGATGCACAGAAGTAGAGGTGAAATCTACAGAAGAAgcttttgaagtgttttggaGAG GTCAAAAGAAGAGGCGTATTGCAAACACTCAGCTGAATCGAGAATCTAGTCGCTCTCACAGTGTTTTTATAATAAAGTTGGCTCAGGCACCCCTGGATGCAGATGGAGATAACGTGCTACAG GAGAAAGAGCAGATCACTTTAAGCCAGCTGTCCTTGGTTGATCTGGCTGGAAGCGAAAGAACTAACAGAACAAAGGCTGAAGGGAACAGGTTGCGAGAAGCAG gtaatatTAATCAGTCGCTAATGACGTTAAGAACATGTATTGAAGTTCTACGGGAAAACCAGATGTATGGAACAAATAAG ATGGTTCCATACAGAGATTCCAAACTGACTCATCTTTTCAAGAACTATTTCGACGGTGAAGGAAAAGTGCGTATGATTGTGTGCGTTAATCCTAAAGCCGAGGACTACGAGGAAAGCTTG CAAGTCATGCGCTTTGCAGAAATGACCCAGGAAGTTGAAGTGGCCAGACCTGTGGATAGACCGCTCTGCGGCTTAACGCCAGGACGGCGCTTTAGGAATCAGGCCTTCCGAGAGGAGCTCTCACGGAAATTGGAGATGCGGGGTGGCCCGATAAACGGAG aaagggaagagcaatctgtttcagaaatgtttttgcagaACTTTCCTCCATTGCCTTCGTGTGAGCTATTGGACGTTAATGATGATCAAACACTTCCAAAGCTTATTGAAGTCCTGGAAAAACGCCATAAACTACGACAAATGTTGTCAGAGGAGTTTGCCAAAAACG TGCTTGCATTTAAAACAATGCTGCAAGAATTTGACTCCAGTGTTGTATCCAAGGAAAACTATATTCAAGGAAAACtgtctgaaaaagagaaaacaataacaggacagaaaatggAGCTAGAAcgcctggaaaagaaaattaaaactttggAATACAAG aTTGAGATTTTGGAGAAAACTGCGACGATCTATGAAGAAGACAAGCGTAATCTTCAGCAAGAACTAGAAAGCAAGAGCCAGAAATTGCAACGTCAGGCTTCTGACAAGCGTAGGTTGGAGGCACGATTGCAAGGCATGGTGGCAGAAACAACTATGAAATGGGAGAAGGAGTGT GAGCGTCGTgtagcagcaaagcagctggagaTGCAGAACAAACTTTGGgtcaaagatgaaaaattgaAGCAACTGAAGGCCATTGTTACCGaaccaaaaaatgaaaagccagaGAGGCCTTCGCGGGAGAGAGATCGAGAGAAGCCTGTTCAGAGATCAGTGTCTCCTTCACCAGTACCT CCTTCTAGTAACTTTACTGCTCAGGTCCCTCACAGCCAGCGGTTCGTGAGCAACCCGCAGGTGCACAGGCGTTCTAATTCTTGTAGCAGCATTTCTGTGGCATCCTGTGTTATGGAATGGGAGCAGAAAACCCCTTCGCACAAGCATACCAGTGGCATTTCTAATGCAAGGAGTAGACAACAAGAACCAGAACAAAGTAGAGACTATAACTCCTCAGACAGAAGGCGAGGGATGTGCTGGACTGGAGTCGTTGAGGTTCCCAGGCGTAGAGATGAGCTAGAAGTAGAAGAGGATCAATGCTGCAGG AATGCACCTCCAGTTCGCCTCAGACACAGACGGTCGCGCTCAGCTGGGGAGAGATGGGTAGATCATAAGCCACCTTCTAATCTGCCCACTGAAACAGTCATGCAGCCGCATGTCCCTCATGCCATCACAGTAGCGGCTGCCAGTGAAAAGGCACTAGCTAAGTGTGACAAGTATATGCTGACGCACCAGGAGCTAGCCTCTGATGGGGAGATTGAAACCAAGCTAATTAAG GGGGATGTTTTCAAAACCAGGGGTGGTGGACAGGCTGTGCAGTTCACAGAGATAGAGACTCTGAAGCAAGAATCTCCAACTGG TCGAAAGCGAAGATCATCACCTTCCAATCCTGACCCAGCCGAGGATGCTGCAGAATCTGAATGGACTGATGTAGAAACCAGA TGTTCTGTGGCAGTGGAGATGAGGGCAGGATCAGCTCTTGGACCTGGGTATCAGCATCATGCTCAGCCCAA gcGAAGAAAGCCATGA